The sequence below is a genomic window from Acidobacteriota bacterium.
TCTAAAACTCTCCGAGGTGTTACCAATCGTCGCCGCCAAACTCGAGAACATCGCCAACTTCACCACCCTGGTAATATTTCTCGCGGAGGGGAACCGGCTGCGTGCGGCCTACGTGATCGGCAAGAACGCCGAGGCGCTAAAGGGCGTCGAGATGTCAGTGGGCGAAGGCGGCGCGGGATGGGTTGCCGAGCATCGGCAGGTGTTGATTGGGGGGAGCCCGCTGGCTGACCTTCAGCGGCCGCTGGGTCTGGCTGCCGCAGCGTATCGTTCGACGGCGATATTCCCGCTCGAGCACGACGATTCGCTGGTAGGGACGCTCGCCCTCTACTGCGAAGAAGATCGCGGATACTCGGCCGATGAGGTCCGCCTGCTCGAGACCATCTCGCATCACACGGCCACCGCTGTCCGCAACGCGCTGGCTTTTGAGCGGACTCAGGAGTCCGCGCTTACGGATAATCTCACCGGACTGCCAAACTCGCGATACATGTACAGCTTCTTCGATCAGGAACGAAGCAGGTCCGAGCGTCACGGTTATCCGCTGGTATTGATGATGATGGATCTGGACGGTTTCAAGAGGATCAACGACACCTATGGCCATCACGTCGGCGATGAGATACTGCGGCGGGTTGCGCAAGTCTCACGCGGACAGGTTCGCTCGGGAGACACACTGATCCGGTACGCAGGTGACGAATTCGTGGCCGTGCTGCATCGAGTAACGCCCGACCTGGTGCTCGAGATGAAGTCGCGACTCCAGTCAGCCGTCGACAGCTTCGCTTACGAGGTGAGGCCGGGCCGCGTGGCGCGCGTCGGTATTTCCATCGGGTACGCGACCTACGGACAGGACGGCACTGCCATAGACGAGTTGATGGAGGTCGCCGATCAACGCATGTATCAAGACAAGCTCGCTCGCCGCCGGAACGCATCGTCGTTGCGCGTTGCACCTTTCCCCGCGCGATCGGCGGCAATATAGGAGGACAAGATTATGACGACGGTTCTTACTGAAGTCAGAGTGGCCGCCGCCGGCCCGAGCTCGCCGCCTCGAATGAAGATGAGAATGCTGGAACAAATGGCAGAAGCGCTCGAAGACCAGGTCGCCGCGCTTTACCGGCGCGCCGCCGCCTTCGAAGAGGAAGAGTTTTTGGTCAACCGGGAAATCGAAGAGCGGCAGACCGAAATTAACCGGCTTTTGCTCAAGCTGGAAGTGATGCGAGCCGAGCGCGACCGGGTGATGGAGAGAATCGAATCGATCTCGCACGAGGCCGCCGCCCTGAGGGAAGAAGTCTTCAATGGGGAAGAAGAGGCAGCACTTAACGCGATGGAAGGCTCGCCGTCGAAGGCATCAACAGAGCCGGGATGTGACCGCGCTCAAGCGGCGTTCAGCGACAAGAATCAGGCGAGCGGCGCGATGTTTTTCCGCCGTATAACCCCGTCTGAACAGATGCCTAGTCGGTAGCCGAAGCTGCCGGCAGTCAACCACGGTTCAGAGTTCAAGCTTTAGCTTGCCCGTTCGATTGACCGGCTCCGAAGCCGCACTCGATTATTTTGACCGATAGCTGAAAACGAAAGGCTAATAGGTCTTTTAGTATTACAGCGCGGCTCGCCCGAGCTCACGCGAGCAGGGCGCACGTCGCGACTCACGGTCGGGCAACGAGGCGATTGATGTCTTCAAGTAAGAGCGTCGAGAGGCGCAACAACAGTGAGCGCCGGAAGCAGGAACGCAGGCGGTCGATTCGCTACACGGCGGAGACCTTGATAGTGATCGGGGGAATCACCTGGATCGACAACGAAGGAACTGACCGCCGGCGAAAGGTCCGCCGCAAGGATGACCGAGAACGAATCGTAAGAAAGATATTGGAAGATGCTTTGTTGGCCGATCGCTGAACAAAGGCGAAATATAACGTCTATACGGAGCGACTGAGTCTCAGCGCTAACTTCTTTCTCTTGAGATTCCCTTTAGCAACAGCCAAAGCGGCGGCGTAGACCTCGCACTTCATAAACCCTAATGCGTGCCGCCGCAGTCCAAATGTCAGCCAACGTTGACAACCCGCAATCAAAGCCGGAAACTTCGGAGTAACATACCGCGCTTCTCCGGAGGATCATATGAAGCTATTGCGAAGCTTGATTTGCCTGGCCGCCGCCGCCGCAGTCATCGCATTGTCTGTCGCCCGGCCTGTTGCCGACACCTTTCGCCCGGTAGTAAGAGGCAAACGAGGCGCAGTTGCGGCCGGCCATCCGCTTTCCGCCGAAGCAGGACTGCGCTTGCTTCAGCAGGGTGGCAACGCCGTCGATGCCGGCTGCGCCGCGATACTGGCCGCTTCAGTTATCGAGTTCTCACACTTCTCATTCGGCGGCGAAGTTCCAATCATCATCAAGCGATCGAACGGCGCGGTGACGGTCATCAACGGCCAGGGCACGGCGCCGCAACTCGCTACTCGCCAGTTCTTCCTCGATCAAGCGAAGAAAGGCGAGCAACAGAAAGGCCCACCCTTCATTCCATCATCGGGCATTCTTCCAGCGACCGTTCCCGCTGTGCTCGATGCAGTAGTGACGGCGCTTGATCGCTTTGGGACGAAATCGCTTGCCCAGGTTATGCAGCCTGCTCTTGAGCTGGCCGACGGGGTTCCGATCGATGAGCTGCGCGCGGGCTACATCGAAAGAACTCGAAAGGTATACGAGCCGTGGCCGACAAGCGCGAAGGTGTTCCTGGCAGGCGGCCGCGCTCCGAAACCGGGTGAGATGTTTTCGCAACCCGATCTGGCGCGCACGCTCCGCGAGATAGTCAGAGCCGAGCGAGCGGCGGCTTCGCGCGGGCGGCACGCCGCACTGACGGCTGCCCGAGATTATTTCTACAAGGGCGTGATTGCAAAACGCATCTCAGACTTCTGCGCGGCGAATGGCGGATTGCTTCGCGCGGGCGACTTCGCGGCCTTTCACGCGAAGGTCGAAGAGCCGGCACATTCCTCGTATCGCGGCTATGAAGTTTATAAGACCGGTTTCTTTGCGCAGGGGCCCGTGATGCTCGAGGCGTTGAATATGCTCGAGGGCTATGACCTGCGCGCGATGAAGCACAACTCGGCCGACTACATTCACACGCTAACCGAAGCAATGAAGCTGGGATTTGCCGACCGCGATCGCTACTACGGCGATCCTGACTTCGTGCGCGTTCCGGCGAGCGAGTTACTATCGAAGGACTACGCCGCGATGCGCCGGTCTCTGATTGACGAGAAGCACGCTTCGCTAGAGCAGCGCCCGGGCGATCCGGTGAACAAGAAACCGCTGATCAACGGCGGTCCAAATCCCGCGCTGACCGGACAGTCCTCGGTGCCTGAAGCCGAGCGCGCTAACGACACGACCTGCGTCAACGTCATCGATAAGGACGGCAACCTGTTTAGCGCGACTCCATCGGGCGCGTGGCTGCCCGCGGTGGTCGCGGGCGACACCGGCGTGATGCTTGGTCAACGCATGCAATCGTTCCTGCTGGAGGAAGGCCATCCAAACGTCCTGCAGCCCGGCAAGCGGCCGCGGATCACATTGACGCCTACGCTGATTCTGAAGGACGGCAAGCCATTCATGGTGCTCTCAACGCCGGGCGGTGACAATCAGGACCAGTCGCTCATTCAAGTCATGCTGAACATCGTCGAGTTCGGGATGAACGTGCAAGAAGCGGTCGAGGCTCCGCGGTTCCAGACCTTGCACCTCGTGAGCTCGTTTGACGATCACCGATTCAACCCCGGCATGCTGAACCTTGAAGACCGAATCACGAAAGAAGTGAGGGATGATCTCGCATCGCGCGGGCACAAAGTCGAAATGCAAGCGGCGTTCGGGAATCCTTCAGCGCCGACGGTGATAAGGTACTACAGCGACTCGGGGGTGATTGAAGCGGGCGCTGATCCGCGGCGCGGCAGATACGCGATTGCATGGTAATGGTTGTTCAGAAATGGATAGATTACTTCATACTCCACAAACCGATCGACGCCCGGAGAATCACACGGCGGATCAGATAACGTTGCCGGAGGGCGCGATCGTTGAGATAGTCCGCGCGGAGCGGCTGTCGGACTACATGCTGAGGCTCTTTTTTAGCGACGGCGCTGATCGCGTTGTGGACTTCGAACCTTTTCTGAACAATTCTCAAAATCCGATGATCCGCGCATATCTAGATCCGCAGAAGTTTGGAGGCTTCCGTTTGGAACACGGCGATTTGATCTGGGACGATTACGGGCTGTGCTTTCCGATCGCGGACTTGTACGAAGGCAGACTGTAGGTTCGCGGCTCAGTGTTAGGTTAGGTGAAGGAACCACTCATATGGCAGCCAAGCTTGAACCTCTTCTAACGATAGCGGACATCGAGTCAATGCCCGAAGACGGAAACCGCTACGAAGTCATTGAGGGGGAACTATTCGTGTCTCGCGCACCAAGCCTAACGCATCAAGGTGTTGTGGGGAATCTCTTATTCGCTTTCACCGAGTATCTCCGCGAAAACCCGATCGGAAAGGTCTGGCCGGGGCCAGGAGTGATCTTCAGCGACTTCAGCGGAGTGATACCCGATGTTGTCTACATCAGCAATGAGCGGCGAAGGGAGATAGCCACTGGCACTAGAGTTTCAGGGGCGCCAGATTTGATTATTGAAATACTCTCTCCTGGAACTGAGAACGAGCGACGCGACCGGCACGCCAAGCGGCAGCTTTATCGGAAGTACGGCGTGAAAGGGTATTGGATCGTTGACCCAGAGCGCTCAGCAATCGCCATCTACCGCACGAGCAAGCTAAAGCTAGTTGCCAAGCTGGGAATTCGGGACCAGGTAACCACACCATTGCTGCCAGGCTTTCGCTGCTCGGTGAGAGACATCCTGCAGTAAACGGCGCGTTAGACTGCGGCGACGAAGGTCGTGTGTCGATTCTGAGTTCCGCTCTTGTGTATCTTGCGCGTCTGGCCAAGAACGACTCTCACACCTGTCGCCTATGTCGCCAATTCAAATCCTAAAGCTTGTCGGATTCGCTACAGGCGCAACCCTCCACCTTTACATCGCGTGGCTGATTTGGAACCGGCGGTTCGGCTCGCGCGAGAAGCTCACGCAGCCGGTTCAACTGATCACCATCGTCAATCTCTGCCTCGGCGTCTGGTTCCTCGGCAATCTGTTCATCACTTTTCACGAGCTGCTGATTGGAGTCGAGCGTCTCACTGTGCTGCTGCGCGCCTGGGACACGCTGGCGATGACCGCCGTGGCGTTGCTTCCTGCAGCTTTGCTTCACGCACACATTGGCTTCTGGGCTTCGCTTGACGGGTATCGCACGCTCAAGCCACGCGCGGTCAGGCTCATCGGCGCGGCGCTCTATTTGCCGATGACTTTTCTGCCTTATGCGTTCTACCGAATCAACGTCGGTGACTATCAGCCGTATCTGGTCAAGCTGCGCATGCTGCTGATTCCGTACTCGATCTGGTACCTGCTGGTGATGATCTCGTCGGCGGTGATTGATTGGTCGATCAAGGACCGCCTCGACCCGCGCGCGCTGCGCGAGCGAGCGTTCTTTAAGCGGGTGGCAGTGCTGCTCGTGTTGAACGGCCTGTTCGAATTCGTGGTCGTCGCGCTCCTGCGCACAGGCCCCAACGACGTGCCGTGGATACTGTTCATTCTATCGTCGCTGCTTCCGATCTTCTTCGTCGCGTATCACGTCTATCGCTACAAGCTGGTCGATGTAGCAGTCAAAGACAGCCTGGTGTACGCGGTGTTCGCACTCGTGTTCATAGCCGTCTACACGTACGGTGTGAGGCGTCTGGATCAATTTCTGGTCGATCGATTCGAGATCACTCCCGGCGTAGTTGAGGTGATCCTGATCCTCGGAATGGTCGCGCTTGCCAGCCCGTTGGTGCGAGTGATCGACCGAATGGTTCACCGGTTGTTCACAAGCGAGATCGGCTTGTATCGCGACGTGGTGCGGCAGGTGTCTTCGGGCGCTGAAGGCTTCGGCGAGCTGACTTCGCTGGTGCGCTACACGGAAGAGACCATCAGACGCGGGCTCGATCTGTCGACCGTTCGAGTCTTGCCCTTCAATGCGGCGGATGCTGGAAGTCCCGAGCGGCGGCTTGCTGAAAAGATGATCGAGTGGAACGCGGACGCAATCGAAACGGATGACGACGTTCAGGCGATCGGCGCAACTATCGCTTACGCGTTGAGGCGCGAGACCGAGCTTGTCGGGTTGATGTTGATCACAGCGGAGCCTCACGCGCTGACTTCTGAGAAGCGCGCGATCCTCGACGTGCTTGCTTCGCAAGTCGCGGTTGAAGTCGAGAGCTGCCGTCTTGTAGAAGAGAAAGTGCGGCTTGAACGTGAGCTTGCGAATCGCGAACATCTCGCGACGCTCGGGCAGATGGCTGCGCAGGTCGCACACGAAGTAAAGAACCCGTTGTCCTCGATCAAGTCCATCGCGCAAGTGATGCGCGAAGAGCAAGCGCTATCGGGCTACGAACAGGACCTGAGCTTGATCGTCAGCGAGATCGACCGCCTGAATCGTACCGTCTCGCAGTTGTTGGCATTCTCAAGGCCGAGCCACGCCGACACGCGCCCGGTCCAGCTTTCCGATTTGATAAGTGCGACAGTCACGCTGGCAAGCGCCGAAGCCAAAGAACGCGGAGTCGATCTGAAAGTCGAATCGCTCGCCGACGTGACACTGACGGGCGTGCAAGGCGGAGCGTTGCGTGAAGCCTTGAGCAATCTTGTGCTGAACGCGGTGCAAGCGACGGAAGCTGGCGGTGAAGTGAAGATTCAAGCGGCCGTCCATACCGTAGCCGCAGACCCGCGTGTCCGTCCGACTGATCTTGCGGCAGCGACGCTGACTCTGACCGTGACAGACAGCGGCCCGGGCATCCCGGCAGACGCGCAGCAGCGGGTCTTCGAGCCATTCTATTCAGCGAAGTCACGCGGCACCGGTCTCGGGCTTGCGATCGTCCAACGCCGCGTCGTCGAGGTTGGCGGCTCGGTTCAGCTCACAAGCCCCGTCGATGATGGCCACGGCACACGCTTTCGATTGATCGTGCCGATCGCCGCTGTTGGTGAAGAGACTAGTTCAGAGCGGAGGAACTGAGAATGAAAAGAAGGACGAGCCTGCTCTCTCTTTTTCTTGCGGGCATCCTACTCCCAACCACTCTGGTTCGTTTGCAAGCCCAACAAAGCTCAACAGAGCAGCCAGCTAAACTAGAGGTTGAGAAAGTTGTACTTGATTTTCAGATTATGAAAAAAGGTGAATTCGTACGAGGTCTCAAGAAGCAGGACCTTTCTGTTTATGAAGATGACGCTAAACAAGAAATCACGCAATTCAGCGAAGGCGATCCGCCGCTTTCGATTGTGCTCTTGCTGGACTTGAGCAACAGCATGAGAAAGAGTGTTAGATACGTGCGTGAAAGTGCACAGCAGATCGCGCAGGGATTCAACCCCGATGATGAGGTTGCACTCATGACGTTTGCAATTGATGTGGTCCTGGCCCAGCCATTCACCAGGAACAAACAACAGATTGCTAACGGACTAGGT
It includes:
- a CDS encoding gamma-glutamyltransferase family protein, translated to MKLLRSLICLAAAAAVIALSVARPVADTFRPVVRGKRGAVAAGHPLSAEAGLRLLQQGGNAVDAGCAAILAASVIEFSHFSFGGEVPIIIKRSNGAVTVINGQGTAPQLATRQFFLDQAKKGEQQKGPPFIPSSGILPATVPAVLDAVVTALDRFGTKSLAQVMQPALELADGVPIDELRAGYIERTRKVYEPWPTSAKVFLAGGRAPKPGEMFSQPDLARTLREIVRAERAAASRGRHAALTAARDYFYKGVIAKRISDFCAANGGLLRAGDFAAFHAKVEEPAHSSYRGYEVYKTGFFAQGPVMLEALNMLEGYDLRAMKHNSADYIHTLTEAMKLGFADRDRYYGDPDFVRVPASELLSKDYAAMRRSLIDEKHASLEQRPGDPVNKKPLINGGPNPALTGQSSVPEAERANDTTCVNVIDKDGNLFSATPSGAWLPAVVAGDTGVMLGQRMQSFLLEEGHPNVLQPGKRPRITLTPTLILKDGKPFMVLSTPGGDNQDQSLIQVMLNIVEFGMNVQEAVEAPRFQTLHLVSSFDDHRFNPGMLNLEDRITKEVRDDLASRGHKVEMQAAFGNPSAPTVIRYYSDSGVIEAGADPRRGRYAIAW
- a CDS encoding DUF2442 domain-containing protein, with amino-acid sequence MDRLLHTPQTDRRPENHTADQITLPEGAIVEIVRAERLSDYMLRLFFSDGADRVVDFEPFLNNSQNPMIRAYLDPQKFGGFRLEHGDLIWDDYGLCFPIADLYEGRL
- a CDS encoding Uma2 family endonuclease, with product MAAKLEPLLTIADIESMPEDGNRYEVIEGELFVSRAPSLTHQGVVGNLLFAFTEYLRENPIGKVWPGPGVIFSDFSGVIPDVVYISNERRREIATGTRVSGAPDLIIEILSPGTENERRDRHAKRQLYRKYGVKGYWIVDPERSAIAIYRTSKLKLVAKLGIRDQVTTPLLPGFRCSVRDILQ
- a CDS encoding ATP-binding protein; this encodes MSPIQILKLVGFATGATLHLYIAWLIWNRRFGSREKLTQPVQLITIVNLCLGVWFLGNLFITFHELLIGVERLTVLLRAWDTLAMTAVALLPAALLHAHIGFWASLDGYRTLKPRAVRLIGAALYLPMTFLPYAFYRINVGDYQPYLVKLRMLLIPYSIWYLLVMISSAVIDWSIKDRLDPRALRERAFFKRVAVLLVLNGLFEFVVVALLRTGPNDVPWILFILSSLLPIFFVAYHVYRYKLVDVAVKDSLVYAVFALVFIAVYTYGVRRLDQFLVDRFEITPGVVEVILILGMVALASPLVRVIDRMVHRLFTSEIGLYRDVVRQVSSGAEGFGELTSLVRYTEETIRRGLDLSTVRVLPFNAADAGSPERRLAEKMIEWNADAIETDDDVQAIGATIAYALRRETELVGLMLITAEPHALTSEKRAILDVLASQVAVEVESCRLVEEKVRLERELANREHLATLGQMAAQVAHEVKNPLSSIKSIAQVMREEQALSGYEQDLSLIVSEIDRLNRTVSQLLAFSRPSHADTRPVQLSDLISATVTLASAEAKERGVDLKVESLADVTLTGVQGGALREALSNLVLNAVQATEAGGEVKIQAAVHTVAADPRVRPTDLAAATLTLTVTDSGPGIPADAQQRVFEPFYSAKSRGTGLGLAIVQRRVVEVGGSVQLTSPVDDGHGTRFRLIVPIAAVGEETSSERRN